Below is a window of Cottoperca gobio chromosome 12, fCotGob3.1, whole genome shotgun sequence DNA.
TAAACATCcaattcaaggactttccaggcccaattccttcaaattcaaggacccaacatGTCAGACTCAAACTAGCTTTACAGAAGCTGACAAGTAAAGTCGCTTTCTCTAACACAGCTAAACAACATATTGTGAAAGTTAAGAGATAATGAATGTtcaataaaataactttaatttcTGTTCTCgcacaacatatatataaattcaagcactttcaaggacccatgaatatttacaaaaactTCCAATGCCTTGATTAGGGttaggattagggttagggttgacgttatgtcaaagacgtctgtgttgtgttgcagagatatccactgaagttagcatgctaacagctagctgccgAAATGTATCTTTAGTGCAACTAATGACAACACATCGAATGGTTTGGACTGAACTAAGCTATAACCTAAACTATACATGTCGAGGCcacacgtgaagattataagactcAGTGATGTTTCGTCCGGTGCTCAGAGTTTCGGCAGTTTGGGGTTAATTTGGTTGGAGCATGTGACCTTTAATTACACATCTCTGCACCTTTAAACCtgcaacaactacaacacaATGTTGGTCACTTGAGGGAAGCAGAAACAGGTTTTGAGCTGATATGGGGAACTTTTTAGTGCtttgttctttatatttatatttcttactGGTCCTTTTGCTTCACATCAGGTGTTGCACTTGAGTCGCCTGATTAGACCTCAGCTCCAGTCTTGATTGCCAGTTATGTGACTCACCTGTTAGTCACACAGCACCTTCCTTCTCtttcacatcttcacatctttGCTTCTCCCTCCTGCATGAAAATCTCCAAATATCGAGTTAATCTTTCAgttagtgatggcgagatgaagcttcatgaagcattgaagctttccatccaattggttcgctcatgggccgaagcttcatggtgcttcatttgctctactgcgccatcaagtgaacaataaatgtaaaaccggcagagtgattataacagcatggcttaggtgtgtgaagtagtgatgggccaatgaagcttttgtgaagcactgaaccacttcagccaattgtttcgaaaatgggtttattactcgaagcttctggtgaagtgcaaggctgcagtggatttaaagtatcttacgcacacatctaagactgaatataatgttctatttaaaaataaagatggatgattgtgttattacgtgttattgagaagagagtgcctggaaacgccttaaatgatagtgcagtttaagattggacagagagaaggggaatcacttgcagcaaatagcagcaggtctgtttcgaacccccggccgctgcggcaagcatttgaatgtgggtcgccttcTCACAAGGAagatcagctcaaaatgttcccGGGCAGGGGAAAATCTCCTCTTTCTTGCTGGTTCCAtcacaaaaagaagaagctcgAATAAATCGCAAACAAACGCACAATACAGTCGGAAGTCCACaaattatgagggggctcaattgcggttcgctcccccttacaTTTCGAATGGCACGCCAAACCCACGAAccagttcctgaatcagtcacgtcgTCACGtcgttcaagccttcaatatctttagttaagtataaataatggcgcacaacagaaacaataccatgattggtctgttcctgactgatgacagcgtctctccagtgatcaatcatggcgtgctgtttgtattcaggttcccatggtaacgagtcagaccgttCACACTAGTGAtggaggtccggctcttttcaaagattcggctcttttggCTCCCAAATGTCTCTTCATGTAGTGTCACTCGGAGCCTTCTATTCTAGCCTAATATAgtaattataaatggtttgtgttggtAAGCAatctttcattcagtgttttcataaaagcattattattatgttttgttgtttgttattgtttaacatttaatcaaacctttaaatgaacaacttaacacagaaccacagcaaacaaatcaaataaataaaggacaaagtctgaacattatgacactttagataaaagcgtatttgagttacaagaaaagtgctatacaagtctaatgtattattattattgttattattattattattattattattattattattattattattattattaaaagtctttagtgcagagCTTCTTTttcgctcatttcttcactttctcccgacctgttgcatttaaatcccccgtctctctgtctctctgtgtatctggcctgtaccactacactcacTGTTTTAGGggcgtctgccccccttccttctttcacataatggtatgatcctagtctgtcctcgcatgtgattgACTGCATGGTGTTCCCATCAAAATAATGTCCCGCCCCTGCCTGGACCGTCGCaaaaaatcagtactttttgtatattgtataatcttcgttcggagggggggccacaggtgggtccaggtTCAGTGTTACAGGGACTCTGGCCCCTGTTGGCCCCCCAGAACCGCAACTGGCAACCaggcaggagaagagagggcgagagagattCCCCCTCTCCCAGCCTTTTGTGCAGGCACTGATTTCAGATTGCTGACACCTGAGGGAGCTGCACCTGGAGAGAGttaagcagagagagagaccccccCACACACTACAGCACGTGACATCTTAtctaaacataaacatgaattCTACACATGTTCTTGAGAACGAGTAGACTCCACATCTTTTGTCCTTTCTGCTCTTGctttttagaataaataaatacttactattctgcttttttaatttctgcattttatatttatttatttcattattttctgctcTAATTGAAGACGTACCCTTTAAGCATtgcatgtttacaatgttcTGCAGGGAAGGAAGGAACAACAGGGAAAGGCTCTATTATAACGATGTCATTACTAATGCTAAATCAATTAACCTGACATTTGTTAATAATTAGTTTGGTGATATAGTGTTGTATTCATTCCACACTGCTATTTCACACTTCTGGTTAAatgctaaactacatttatttttcttagtacttgtaataaagtgtaatcttATCTAAACGTAAAAATGAATTCTACACATGTTCTTGAGAACGAGTAGACTCCACATCTTTTGTCTCTTATCAGAAACCAGTTAAAATCAGCTGATTCACACTTTCACAGTTTATTAAAgcagttgtatttatttgttgaacAGATGACACTGATACATTTATTACAGGGGTCTTAATCATTTCATCTCTCTGTGTATTGAAGCAGCAAACACGAGTCCTGATCCGACAGCAACAATGGAGACATGAAAGCTGAACATCTGGCCCACATGTGAACACAGATGTGCACAGGTGAGTGTGAAGTTCTCCTGGTGATGCTCAGCTTTGGGTTTGGTTGTTAAAAGGTAGTGAGGTCACATGGTGTCGCCCTTTATAATGATTCAAAACCCTCAAAGTACTAAAGTAGTACTACTACTAAACGTATCTGTGCAGTACAAGTATGTGTGATTagatttttattctttaattgtTTGTGACCTCTCCACATACAATAAATCATTATTGTTTAATGTGTGGGATCTATGAAGGCTCCTGCTACATGtcttcatatttttattatgattatttgtttactgatattttatatcaaaATCCTTTGAGAAGAAATTAATCAAAATCcttaattatacaaaataaGCAAAGTtcttataaaatacattaaattcaaagtaagaaaaacactgaatcaaaACTAAAACATTCTGCAAAATCCTTAAAGTTATAAAAGTTATAGATGTCACTTCCCAAGATGCAACAGTGTGTTCATTCCCAGGAATGTCTCCACAGACAgtttgtaatactgcaaatacaaaCGCTTTCATCAGTGGACCACAGGCTCcatcaccattgtgttacctcatCCAGATAGATAGTGACGGGAAAGACTTTTATATCAATTAACATCTTCAACATCACTTTAAGTTCAAAATTAAGCTAAATTCTTATAAAAAAGAATCAATTAAACAAATTcctcaaatacaaaataaacgaAATCTTTTATGAAACAAGCAAAATccttaataataaaacaataagcaTAATCACTGatgacaaagtacaaaaataagtaaaattcttcatttaaaaaaagccacTTGTGTAAAAATCAAATCTCATAATTACAATATGAAGCAAAATCGTTAAAAGTTCTCGATTCCAAATTCAGAGCAgagggattgcctccacacgGTTCTCGACAACGCCGTTGGTCGAGACGCCGTTATCAGCAGTAACCATATGAGCGCAGTGGAGAGCGGCGGCCATTAGCTAACAACACATGCACTGAATGCTCGTGCAGCCGGGCCGGCCCCCCTACAAAGACTGGgattactccactatatctttacacAGCAAATAGATATGTGACGCTgtattcagattattatttaagatacaTTTGGTCCTGCTGCTAAAATCTCCTTCACAGCAAAAACTGAACCAAGTCGACCACAAGCGAGCGCTGAAGCGAGTCATGAAGTTCATATCTTGCTAACGAGAAGAAACAGGTGTCAGAACAGCCTCTGATGTTTAATACTGGACTTTGTTTGCTCGCTACACGACTTTGActcattgtatttttctttcatcacaAACTCCAACAGATTGTCaacatctcaccagatgtgGTTCACCAACCCTGAATGTGCTGCAGATCTACAAGTCCACCAGCAGGTGgcgctgtcacacagttctCCTGTTATCTCAGGCTGCTATGTTCTAATGTCACCTAATTACATTTGATCGTTGAGTATTGTAATACTGAATTTAGAGGATATTtcatcatgtttcatgtttatttatttaatatttaacattattgAGTGGTTCCTGATCGGCCTGGGTCGCTGTGTCTTTGGTTTCAAATAGCCCGGCTGCTTGGACTCTGGTATACCTGCTTTCAAGTCTTCTATTCAAATTAAACTAtttgtgaagtgttttaaagatttacatcttcagtgggaaccaatgggcttggagctgacaggaagtcagaaagtatgAAGAGACTtacacattgttggtttggtCTTTCACGTTGACAGTAAGACAAAGAGGCTATAGTATatcatgtaatataataattccCGCCTGCTTGGTTAAAGGGAACATGCATATAAAATGAACTGATGGTGGGTTGTGTGTCAGATGTGAGATGAGCTCCGTGGAGGTGCTACTCTGCTCCCTGAgctccttcttcttcagctgcagGAACACCGGGGTTATAATCATCCAGCTCCATGTTCTCCCGTCTGCCCGGcttctgccccctgctggcctgGAGAGACATGACAGCACACAGATGTGACTCCCTGCATCACTCCTCTTCAGTTCAACAAACACAGACTTCAGTCCAAACAACAGACATGTGTCAGTACCTTACAGTAGAAGTAAAGGGCAACGTTCACCAACAGCAGCGTCAGCGGCAGGACGACCGCTCTGATGATAAGATCTGATGGTGGTGCTGATGATGGTGCTGGTGCTGATGGTGGTGCTGGATCAGATCAAACACATGGACAGTCATCACATCACACAACATCAAGAGTCCAACAGTCCCATTAAACACAAACGGTGGTGACCTGAACTCTAAAATCACGTCATCGTGGAGTCTTAGCTCTTAATTTATTACACTCCATATTAAACTTGATGTCCTCAACATCTTCATTGTGTTGGTTCATAAAGTTATTTTCCTTCTGGTCCCTCTACTCTGTGAAGAAGAAATCTATTTCCTGTCCGTTTGTTCTCTCCTCCTGGACTGAATAGTGTTCTCTGGTTTCCTCTCTTGTTCCTGTTCTGCCTTTCCCTCCTTTGCTCGTCTACACAGCTGCTCTGAATCAGCCTGTAAGTTCTTCAGTCAATCAGCTGTTCTCAGAGTATTTCCCCTGAGCTGTCATGTCTGCTGGAGACAGTCTGCTGCCATTCTAACCGGTACATGTGTGTTAACAAAGGTACAGTactgtcactgatgatgtcatagaTGGGCTCACCTGAGCAGGTGAGATTCAGGAAGGAATTATATGAATCTGATGCTGCACACTCCCTCAGAGCAGATCCAGACTGAACACAGTCAGAGTCGATCCTCCACACAGGTCTGTATGAGGACTCCTCTCTCCGTCCTACAGAAACAGCAGAGCCACAGTCCAGCTCTCtgcagacaacagctgcttccTTCAGGTTCCAGTCAGAGACCATCACTGGTCTCCAGTGTCCCTGATGTTTCAGCTCCAGTGTTCCTGCACAGCGACTGTCTCCTCCCACCAACCTGACAGGCtctgaacagaaacaacagagtcatcagtacatttattttatacaacctttaatgctgctactctatgccactttaaaccatttaaatgttgctataactggtttaacattgaatgtgtataAATCtcacagtgtgtatttttgaaaaacctgagatcaaacagacggtgttaccacggcaacaagaggaagtttctctgataaatgtgtttcatgaaaagtaaagaatACTATTGGAGAagaactgtctttaaccgataggtttcataaagcTTCACAAAcgggggtttgtttatgaagcgggctttaaacATAGATTTtaccaaaagaatctggactcacggagacgtctgtgttttaaacattaataGATAAACAGAGAGGTCGACGCTGTAAACGTCAAAAgtcaaagggagtaaaccagtcaaagggccacaggggcccattgttgatctcatgctttcaacatgtggctctgatagttttcccggcacagatacggaaacttggcctgatttccaatgttatttaatactattttaattctgctattttatattattttaattctgctattttatattattttaattctgctattttatactattttaattctgctattttatattattttaattctgctattttatattattttaattctgctattttatactattttaattctgctattttatattattttaattctgctattttatattattttaattctgctattttatactattttaattctgctattttatactattttaattctgctattttatattattttaattctgctattttatattattttaattctgctattttatattattttaattctgctattttatactattttaattctgctattttatattattttaattctgctattttatattattttaattctgctattttatattattttaattctgctattttatactattttaattctacttcacactcatttacatcaacactgtgattattgttctgtaaatgtttttattctgtttaatcttctactaagtttgatgtttttgcCTTGAAGCACTtttggctgcaattcttgtattaaaggtgctctacaaataaagcttattatattattattattattattattattattattgttattattattattattattattattattattattattattgttattattattattattattattattattattattattattattattattatattatcagtaaaagAATAAATGAGTTTCATAGAAATAAACCaaatcagagctgcagctcctcttctACCTGAGCAGGTGAGTCCAACAGCTTTGCCAGGTGAGCAGGTGTTTCTATCTGAGCCTGAGCTTCTACAGTCCAGGAGAGCAGACTCATGGCCTCCACACTGGAACTCTTTGGTCCACATTGGAGCCTCCACTTCTCCATAGAGCGCCCCCTGGAGGACTGAAGGAGCCCCACAGCCAAGCTCCCTGCAGACCACCTCTGCATTCTGCAGGTCAAAGTCAGCTTCACACACTGAGGACCACCACTGGTTAGACTGGTTAGACTTCACCTCCAGTCTGCCTGAGCACAGACTAGTCCCACCCACCAGCCTGACAGAGTCTGGAGAGATGATAGAagataagacagagagagaagacaaagaataaaaagatgTGATGAAAGAATAATTCAGTGATTCAAAGTGGACTCAGCACAACTCCAACATTAGTTCATGATGAACAACAGAACACATCTTCAGAACACAGACTGGAGAAATGTTCCACAACACAACATCTGCACATTTCTACATTCTGCACAATCTTTGCTCTCCACACAGAGACGTCAAGATGTTTCATTCTTTATCATGTTTCTGAGAAGATCTGCAACCAGAACTAAATGAATATGAATTCATAATGAATGACTATTTGAAAGTTATAAATCATGACCCCTCCCTAACACAGATATAGATCTTGGTGCATTCAGCAGCTGATTTACTGAAGAAGCAGCCGATCAGACTCCGTCATGTCtgctgatgtcactgatgatgtcactgatgatgtcactgaggatgtcactgatgatgtcactgatgatgtcactgatgatgtcactgatgatgtcactgatgatgtcactgatgatgtcactgaggatgtcactgatgatgtcactgatgatgtcactgatgatgtcactgaggaTGTCACTGAGGATGTCATTGATGGGTTTACCTGAGCAGGTGAGATTCAAAATGGAGGTTGATGTATGTGATCCTGCACACTCCCTCAGATCAGATCCAGACTGAACACATTCATAGTCGATCCTCCACACAGGTCTCTCTGAGGACTCCTGTCTCCGTCCTACAGAAACAGCAGAGCCACAGTCCAGCTCTCtgcagacaacagctgcttccTTCAGGATCCAGTCAGAGTCCATCACTGGTCTCCAGTGTCCCTGTTTCAGCTCCAGTGTTCCTGCACAGCGTCTGTCTCCTCCCACCAACCTGACAGCATCAGGCtctgaacagaaacaacagagtcatcagtacatttattttatacaatctttaatgctgctactctatgccactttaaaccatttaaatgttgctataactggtttaacattgaatgtgtataAATCtcacagtgtgtatttttgaaaaacctgagctcaaacagacggtgttaccacggcaacaagaggaagtttctctgataaatgtgtttcatgaaaagtaaagaatACTATTGGAGAagaactgtctttaaccgataggtttcataaagcTTCACAAAcgggggtttgtttatgaagcgggctttaaacATAGATTTtaccaaaagaatctggactcacggagacgtctgtgttttaaacattaataGATAAACAAGAGAGGTCGACGCTGTAAACGTCAAAAgtcaaagggagtaaaccagtcaaagggccacaggggcccattgttgatctcatgctttcaacatgtggctctgatagttttcccggcacagatacggaaacttggcctgatttccaatgttatttaatactattttaattctgttatttaatattattttaattctgttatttaatactattttaattctgttatttaatactattttaattctgctattttatattattttaattctgttattttatactattttaattctgctattttatattattttaattatgctattttatactattttaattctgctattttatattattttaattctgctattttatattattttaattctgctattttatattattttaattctgctattttatactattttaattctgctattttttactattttaattctgctattttatattattttaattctgctattttatactattttaattctacttcacactcatttacatcaacactgtgattattgttctgtaaatgtttttattctgtttaatcTTCTActaagttttatgtttttgccttGAAGCACTtttggctgcaattcttgtatgaaaggtgctctacaaataaagcttattatattattattattattattattattattattgttattattattattattattattattattattattattattattattgttattgttattattattattattattattattattattattattattattattattgttattattattattattattattattattattattattattattattattattattatattatcagtaaaagAATAAATGAGTTTCATAGAAATAAACCaaatcagagctgcagctcctcttctACCTGAGCAGGTGAGTCCAACAGCTTTGCCAGGTGAGCAGGTGTTTCTATCTGAGCCTGAGCTTCTACAGTCCAGGAGAGCAGACTCATGGCCTCCACACTGGAACTCTTTGGTCCACATTGGAGCCTCCACTTCTCCATAGAGCGCCCCCTGGAGGACTGAAGGAGCCCCACAGCCAAGCTCCCTGCAGACCACCTCTGCATCCTGCAGGTCAAAGTCAGCTTCACACACTGAGGACCCCCACTGGTTAGACTGGTTAGACTTCACCTCCAGTCTGCCTGAGCACAGACGAGTCCCACCCACCAGCCTGACAGAGTCTGGAGAGATGATAGAagataagacagagagagaagacaaagaatAAGAAGATGTGATGAAAGAATAATTCAGTGATTCAAAGTGGACTCAGCACAACTCCAACATTAGTTCATGATGAACAACAGAACACATCTTTAGAACACAGACTGGAGAAATGTTCCACAACACAACATCTGCACATTTCTACATTCTGCACAATCTTTGCTCTCCACACAGAGACGTCAAGATGTTTCATTCTTTATCATGTTTCTGAGAAGATCTGCAACCAGAACTAAATGAATATGAATTCATAACAATGACTATTTGAAAGTTATAAATCATGACCCCTCCCTAACACAGATATAGATCTTGGTGCATTCAGCAGCTGATTTACTGAAGAAGCAGCCGATCAGACTCCGTCATGTCtgctgatgtcactgatgatgtcactgatgatgtcactgaggaTGTCACTGaggatgtcactgatgatgtcactgatgatgtcattgaTGGGTTTACCTGAGCAGGTGAGATTCAAAATGGAGGACGATGTATCTGATGTTGCACACTCCCTCAGAGCAGATCCAGACTGAACACAGTGAGAGTAGATCCACCACACAGGTCTGAATGAGGACTCCTGTCTCTGTTCTACAGAAACAGCAGAGCCACAGTCCAGCTCTCTGCAGACAACAGCTGCTACCTTCAGGTTCCAGTTATAGACCATCACTGGTCTCCAGTGTCCCTGATGTTTCAGCTCCAGTGTTCCTGCACAGCGTCTGTCTCCT
It encodes the following:
- the LOC115016735 gene encoding CD5 antigen-like isoform X3; amino-acid sequence: MVYNWNLKVAAVVCRELDCGSAVSVEQRQESSFRPVWWIYSHCVQSGSALRECATSDTSSSILNLTCSDSVRLVGGTRLCSGRLEVKSNQSNQWGSSVCEADFDLQDAEVVCRELGCGAPSVLQGALYGEVEAPMWTKEFQCGGHESALLDCRSSGSDRNTCSPGKAVGLTCSEPDAVRLVGGDRRCAGTLELKQGHWRPVMDSDWILKEAAVVCRELDCGSAVSVGRRQESSERPVWRIDYECVQSGSDLRECAGSHTSTSILNLTCSDSVRLVGGTSLCSGRLEVKSNQSNQWWSSVCEADFDLQNAEVVCRELGCGAPSVLQGALYGEVEAPMWTKEFQCGGHESALLDCRSSGSDRNTCSPGKAVGLTCSEPVRLVGGDSRCAGTLELKHQGHWRPVMVSDWNLKEAAVVCRELDCGSAVSVGRREESSYRPVWRIDSDCVQSGSALRECAASDSYNSFLNLTCSAPPSAPAPSSAPPSDLIIRAVVLPLTLLLVNVALYFYCQQGAEAGQTGEHGAG
- the LOC115016735 gene encoding CD5 antigen-like isoform X2, whose amino-acid sequence is MVYNWNLKVAAVVCRELDCGSAVSVEQRQESSFRPVWWIYSHCVQSGSALRECATSDTSSSILNLTCSDSVRLVGGTRLCSGRLEVKSNQSNQWGSSVCEADFDLQDAEVVCRELGCGAPSVLQGALYGEVEAPMWTKEFQCGGHESALLDCRSSGSDRNTCSPGKAVGLTCSEPDAVRLVGGDRRCAGTLELKQGHWRPVMDSDWILKEAAVVCRELDCGSAVSVGRRQESSERPVWRIDYECVQSGSDLRECAGSHTSTSILNLTCSDSVRLVGGTSLCSGRLEVKSNQSNQWWSSVCEADFDLQNAEVVCRELGCGAPSVLQGALYGEVEAPMWTKEFQCGGHESALLDCRSSGSDRNTCSPGKAVGLTCSEPVRLVGGDSRCAGTLELKHQGHWRPVMVSDWNLKEAAVVCRELDCGSAVSVGRREESSYRPVWRIDSDCVQSGSALRECAASDSYNSFLNLTCSAPSSAPPSDLIIRAVVLPLTLLLVNVALYFYCKASRGQKPGRRENMELDDYNPGVPAAEEEGAQGAE
- the LOC115016735 gene encoding CD5 antigen-like isoform X1 is translated as MVYNWNLKVAAVVCRELDCGSAVSVEQRQESSFRPVWWIYSHCVQSGSALRECATSDTSSSILNLTCSDSVRLVGGTRLCSGRLEVKSNQSNQWGSSVCEADFDLQDAEVVCRELGCGAPSVLQGALYGEVEAPMWTKEFQCGGHESALLDCRSSGSDRNTCSPGKAVGLTCSEPDAVRLVGGDRRCAGTLELKQGHWRPVMDSDWILKEAAVVCRELDCGSAVSVGRRQESSERPVWRIDYECVQSGSDLRECAGSHTSTSILNLTCSDSVRLVGGTSLCSGRLEVKSNQSNQWWSSVCEADFDLQNAEVVCRELGCGAPSVLQGALYGEVEAPMWTKEFQCGGHESALLDCRSSGSDRNTCSPGKAVGLTCSEPVRLVGGDSRCAGTLELKHQGHWRPVMVSDWNLKEAAVVCRELDCGSAVSVGRREESSYRPVWRIDSDCVQSGSALRECAASDSYNSFLNLTCSAPPSAPAPSSAPPSDLIIRAVVLPLTLLLVNVALYFYCKASRGQKPGRRENMELDDYNPGVPAAEEEGAQGAE